A window of the Myripristis murdjan chromosome 15, fMyrMur1.1, whole genome shotgun sequence genome harbors these coding sequences:
- the LOC115372505 gene encoding ribosomal RNA processing protein 1 homolog A-like isoform X3 has product MATIQEAEVQFAQRLASNDKPTRTKALKKLRKYISVRSQNGKGGFTGDELLKLWKGLFYCLWMQDKPLLQEELSKQISGLLHSFQSVDSQLLYVESFLQTFKREWTGIDRLRMDKFFQLVRFMFRQTFEMLRRKQWDSSVVSRFLELLTAQVLQSGSAAPMGLQYHILDLYMTELAAVGSAELTADQNLVFIDPFCKTAAKTKDQTLLRAICSSIFSTIIDQAPFAIEDLMKELKAADASDSDSGQASEEEEEPKAVSKKTTGKQMNGTNSDEEDDLLHLEDSDTELADDGEIGPVLQFDFASLADKLFELASRSNTPNQNRQRLYKIIKVLRNLSEGIFPQDEYPEEVSTDEDDEMFGSRKRMKRKRGLAEEEEGEGGGGPTAKKRKGVDVWRKKGPRSKICFIIASCRQL; this is encoded by the exons ATGGCGACAATACAAGAGGCAGAGGTCCAGTTTGCTCAACGACTGGCCTCCAACGACAAGCCCACCCGGACCAAGGCTTTAAAGAAGCTGAGGAAATACATCAGCGTCAGGTCACAGAATGGCAAAG GGGGATTCACTGGAGATGAGCTGCTCAAACTGTGGAAGGGTCTCTTCTACTGCCTCTGGATGCAGGACAAGCCTCTCCTCCAG GAGGAGCTGTCAAAGCAGATCTCCGGTCTTCTCCACAGCTTCCAGAGTGTTGACAGCC agctCTTGTATGTGGAAAGTTTCCTGCAGACTTTCAAAAGAGAGTGGACTGGAATTGACAGGCTGCGGATGGACAAATTTTTCCAG CTGGTTCGCTTCATGTTCAGACAAACGTTTgagatgctgaggaggaaacAGTGGGACAGCAg CGTGGTGTCCAGGTTTCTGGAGCTGCTGACAGCTCAGGTCCTTCAGAGCGGCAGTGCGGCCCCCATGGGGCTGCAGTACCACATCCTGGACCTTTACATGACGGAGCTGGCCGCTGTGGGCTCAGCCGAG CTCACCGCTGATCAGAACTTGGTGTTCATTGATCCATTTTGCAAAACAGCAGCCAAAACCAAGGA TCAGACCCTGTTGAGGGCCATCTGCAGCAGCATCTTCAGCACCATTATCGACCAGGCTCCCTTCGCTATTGAAGACCTGATGAAGGAGCTGAAAGCGGCAGACGCCTCCGACTCCGACTCAGGACAGGCTtctgaagaagaggaggagccgAAAGCTGTCAGCAAGAAGACGACAGGGAAGCAGATGAATG GTACTAATTCAGATGAGGAGGACGACCTTCTTCACCTGGAAGACTCAGACACAGAGCTAGCAGACGACGGGGAGATCGGACcagtcctgcag tttgaCTTCGCCAGTCTGGCCGACAAGCTATTTGAGTTGGCCAGTCGGAGCAACACACCCAACCAGAACAGACAGAGACTCTACAAAATCATAAAAGT ATTGCGGAACCTCAGTGAAG GTATCTTCCCTCAGGATGAATATCCAGAGGAGGTCTccacagatgaagatgatgaaatgTTTGGTAGCagaaagaggatgaagaggaaaagaggcctggcagaggaggaagaaggggagggaggtggTGGCCCCACAGCCAAGAAAAGGAAAG GAGTGGATGTGTGGAGAAAGAAGGGGCCCAGGagtaaaatttgttttattattgccTCCTGCAG GCAACTTTGA
- the LOC115372513 gene encoding m7GpppN-mRNA hydrolase-like, with translation MLLTNMETKRVEIPSDVLDDLCSRFILHIPSEERDNAIRVCFQIELAHWFYLDFCMQNTPGLPQCGIRDFAKAVFQHCPFLLPHGEDVQKVIEQWKEYKMGVPTYGAIILDEALENVLLVQGYLVKSGWGFPKGKVNEDEAPHDCAVREVLEETGFDIKDRICKDMFIEQKITDQLARLYIIPGVSKDTKFNPKTRKEIRNIEWFPIEKLPCHRNDMTPKSKLGLAPNKFFMAIPFVRPLREWIARVKGESTDSDEDFVNTGSLPWKPLDNPRSKYRCSQGAETSPGDSWAKYKQQKALGQLGQYELGQVTKVKNPNVKGNGRKCQDSPNVKKGVNGNGVSSQPVKTSAKEEKRFQPRRLQDSFEKDGAQCSSTNGHETVYTSDCEQLLSSRSFLNFRFDREAIMKCFDS, from the coding sequence ATGCTTTTAACCAACATGGAGACAAAAAGAGTGGAGATCCCCTCCGACGTACTGGACGACCTGTGCAGCCGGTTCATCCTCCACATCCCGAGCGAGGAGAGGGACAACGCCATCCGGGTGTGTTTCCAGATCGAGCTGGCCCACTGGTTCTACCTGGACTTCTGCATGCAGAACACACCAGGTTTACCTCAGTGTGGCATCAGAGACTTCGCCAAAGCTGTTTTCCAACACTGTCCCTTCCTGCTGCCCCATGGAGAGGATGTGCAGAAGGTTATAGAGCAGTGGAAGGAGTACAAGATGGGTGTCCCCACCTATGGTGCCATTATTTTAGACGAGGCACTGGAAAACGTCCTGCTTGTCCAGGGCTATCTGGTGAAGTCAGGGTGGGGCTTTCCAAAGGGCAAGGTCAATGAAGATGAAGCTCCCCATGACTGTGCAGTTCGGGAAGTTTTGGAGGAGACGGGCTTCGACATCAAGGATCGCATCTGCAAAGACATGTTCATTGAGCAGAAAATCACTGACCAGCTGGCCCGGCTCTACATCATACCAGGAGTGTCAAAGGACACCAAGTTCAACCCCAAAACCAGGAAGGAGATCAGGAACATCGAGTGGTTCCCGATTGAGAAGCTTCCGTGTCACAGGAACGACATGACTCCAAAGTCTAAACTTGGACTTGCCCCTAATAAGTTTTTCATGGCCATTCCGTTTGTGAGACCGCTGAGAGAATGGATTGCCAGAGTGAAGGGGGAGTCCACAGACAGCGATGAGGACTTTGTGAACACCGGCAGCCTTCCATGGAAACCTTTGGACAATCCACGCTCAAAATACAGGTGTTCCCAGGGCGCCGAAACATCTCCGGGAGACAGCTGGGCCAAATACAAGCAACAGAAGGCCCTCGGACAACTGGGCCAATATGAGCTCGGTCAGGTCACGAAAGTCAAAAACccaaatgtgaaaggcaacGGGAGGAAGTGTCAAGATTCCCCTAATGTGAAGAAGGGGGTCAATGGCAATGGAGTCAGCAGCCAGCCGGTGAAAACGTCagcaaaggaggagaagagattTCAGCCCAGAAGACTGCAAGACAGTTTTGAGAAAGACGGGGCCCAGTGCAGCTCCACCAACGGCCACGAGACAGTCTACACCTCAGACTGTGAAcagctgctctcctccaggTCCTTCCTCAACTTCAGATTCGACAGGGAAGCCATCATGAAATGTTTTGACTCCTGA
- the LOC115372530 gene encoding zinc finger matrin-type protein 5-like: MGKRYYCDYCDRSFQDNMHNRKKHLNGVQHHRAKKAWFDHFRDFAAILDDELAKKPCRKFLQTGVCGFGPNCRFSHMSEEDLASLKRQIEDERQHRDNPNGRSSPKRSVEEWLTRREKKRISLSSKGVLKDEEDEEGSPAESDIPQQLLSVPDLPPSLLPPPPGGWKVNPTTEWG; this comes from the exons ATGGGGAAGCGCTACTACTGTGACTACTGTGACCGCTCCTTTCAGGACAACATGCACAACAGGAAGAAACACCTGAACGGCGTGCAGCATCACAGAGCCAAGAAGGCCTGGTTTGATCACTTCAGAG ACTTTGCAGCCATTCTAGATGATGAGCTAGCCAAGAAACCCTGCAGGAAATTTCTCCAAACAG GAGTTTGTGGTTTTGGCCCCAACTGCAGGTTTTCCCACATGTCCGAAGAAGACTTGGCAAGCCTAAAAAGGCAGATTGAAG ATGAAAGACAGCACAGAGACAACCCTAATGGCAGATCTTCACCCAAGCGAAGCGTAGAAGAGTGGCTCACAAGACGAGAGAAGAAAAGAATTTCCCTCAGTAGCAAAGG AGTTCTcaaagatgaggaggatgaagaaggaAGCCCGGCAGAAAGTGACATACCTCAGCAGCTCCTTTCCGTTCCTGATCTTCCTCCCTCACTGTTGCCCCCTCCACCAGGGGGATGGAAAGTCAACCCCACCACTGAATGGGGTTGA
- the LOC115372505 gene encoding ribosomal RNA processing protein 1 homolog A-like isoform X1: MATIQEAEVQFAQRLASNDKPTRTKALKKLRKYISVRSQNGKGGFTGDELLKLWKGLFYCLWMQDKPLLQEELSKQISGLLHSFQSVDSQLLYVESFLQTFKREWTGIDRLRMDKFFQLVRFMFRQTFEMLRRKQWDSSVVSRFLELLTAQVLQSGSAAPMGLQYHILDLYMTELAAVGSAELTADQNLVFIDPFCKTAAKTKDQTLLRAICSSIFSTIIDQAPFAIEDLMKELKAADASDSDSGQASEEEEEPKAVSKKTTGKQMNGTNSDEEDDLLHLEDSDTELADDGEIGPVLQFDFASLADKLFELASRSNTPNQNRQRLYKIIKVLRNLSEGIFPQDEYPEEVSTDEDDEMFGSRKRMKRKRGLAEEEEGEGGGGPTAKKRKGVDVWRKKGPRSKICFIIASCRGLEVGFVDMFKSTVVRKRGNFDRAIDLLSWKQSSPQSVQRGRRSSCSHRRCQGEEDQFRCEGSEEKDEGCRWLAFWITSAGRSVNASTGGRGGMP, translated from the exons ATGGCGACAATACAAGAGGCAGAGGTCCAGTTTGCTCAACGACTGGCCTCCAACGACAAGCCCACCCGGACCAAGGCTTTAAAGAAGCTGAGGAAATACATCAGCGTCAGGTCACAGAATGGCAAAG GGGGATTCACTGGAGATGAGCTGCTCAAACTGTGGAAGGGTCTCTTCTACTGCCTCTGGATGCAGGACAAGCCTCTCCTCCAG GAGGAGCTGTCAAAGCAGATCTCCGGTCTTCTCCACAGCTTCCAGAGTGTTGACAGCC agctCTTGTATGTGGAAAGTTTCCTGCAGACTTTCAAAAGAGAGTGGACTGGAATTGACAGGCTGCGGATGGACAAATTTTTCCAG CTGGTTCGCTTCATGTTCAGACAAACGTTTgagatgctgaggaggaaacAGTGGGACAGCAg CGTGGTGTCCAGGTTTCTGGAGCTGCTGACAGCTCAGGTCCTTCAGAGCGGCAGTGCGGCCCCCATGGGGCTGCAGTACCACATCCTGGACCTTTACATGACGGAGCTGGCCGCTGTGGGCTCAGCCGAG CTCACCGCTGATCAGAACTTGGTGTTCATTGATCCATTTTGCAAAACAGCAGCCAAAACCAAGGA TCAGACCCTGTTGAGGGCCATCTGCAGCAGCATCTTCAGCACCATTATCGACCAGGCTCCCTTCGCTATTGAAGACCTGATGAAGGAGCTGAAAGCGGCAGACGCCTCCGACTCCGACTCAGGACAGGCTtctgaagaagaggaggagccgAAAGCTGTCAGCAAGAAGACGACAGGGAAGCAGATGAATG GTACTAATTCAGATGAGGAGGACGACCTTCTTCACCTGGAAGACTCAGACACAGAGCTAGCAGACGACGGGGAGATCGGACcagtcctgcag tttgaCTTCGCCAGTCTGGCCGACAAGCTATTTGAGTTGGCCAGTCGGAGCAACACACCCAACCAGAACAGACAGAGACTCTACAAAATCATAAAAGT ATTGCGGAACCTCAGTGAAG GTATCTTCCCTCAGGATGAATATCCAGAGGAGGTCTccacagatgaagatgatgaaatgTTTGGTAGCagaaagaggatgaagaggaaaagaggcctggcagaggaggaagaaggggagggaggtggTGGCCCCACAGCCAAGAAAAGGAAAG GAGTGGATGTGTGGAGAAAGAAGGGGCCCAGGagtaaaatttgttttattattgccTCCTGCAG GGGTCTGGAGGTGGGATTTGTGGATATGTTTAAGTCTACAGTTGTGCGCAAACGTG GCAACTTTGACAGAGCAATTGATCTCCTCAGTTGGAAGCAGAGCAGCCCACAGTCTGTGCAGAGGGGCAGGCGAAGCAGCTGCAGTCACAGAAGGTGCCAGGGGGAGGAGGACCAGTTCCGCTGTGAAGGATCAGAGGAGAAGGATGAGGGCTGCAGATGGCTGGCTTTCTGGATAACTTCCGCTGGCCGGAGTGTGAATGCATCGActggggggagaggaggaatgcCGTAG
- the LOC115372514 gene encoding urokinase-type plasminogen activator-like, which yields MKLFVILALVVICSNTVSARNLSRRKPSWPHSTCDTHRVRPSARMCLLEDGTSYRGSVSVSAYGHRCLRWFKFEWTWGAAKGLGPHNYCRNPDQSLTPWCRVKRGTRIVRELCNIPKCPVPKPPVPPAVDTELTCGEMPSQKINKIVGGTMTSIESQPWVAAIFWHHDFWCGGSLIAPSWVLTAAHCLQNDDGTVINVRHLSVYLGKSNIRVTDVDREQKFTVEQMIIHPKYKDLRPFNNDIALLKIKSQDGKSAVRTPSVRTVCLPPHLTMLPPGVECSIAGFGKESDSYYAPSSSNFLKQAKVTLLSESVCKRDPFYAKNVTSNMFCAASPTWSTDSCQGDSGGPLMCEVSGRMFVFGVVSWGEGCAKQDKPGVYTRVTNYNNWIAEKTGLPAYTAGVMYPQK from the exons ATGAAGCTGTTTGTCATTCTAGCACTTGTAGTAATCTGTAGCAACACG GTGTCTGCAAGGAACTTGTCCCGTAGAAAGCCCTCATGGCCGCACAGCACATGCGACACTCATAGAG TGCGACCATCAGCGAGGATGTGCCTGTTGGAGGATGGGACAAGCTACAGgggctctgtctctgtgtcgGCATACGGCCACAGGTGCCTCAGATGGTTCAAGTTTGAATGGACCTGGGGGGCCGCAAAAGGACTGGGCCCTCACAATTACTGCAG GAATCCTGACCAGAGCTTGACGCCATGGTGCCGAGTCAAAAGAGGAACAAGGATTGTGAGAGAATTGTGCAACATTCCTAAAT GTCCCGTTCCAAAACCTCCTGTCCCGCCAGCTGTGGATACAG AGCTGACATGTGGCGAGATGCCATCACAGAAGATAAATAAGATAGTGGGTGGTACTATGACATCCATAGAGTCCCAGCCATGGGTGGCAGCCATCTTTTGGCACCATGATTTCTGGTGTGGAGGCTCGCTCATCGCACCTTCTTGGGTTCTTACTGCTGCACACTGTTTGCAGAATGATGATGG TACGGTCATCAACGTCCGGCATCTGTCTGTATACCTGGGGAAAAGTAACATCAGAGTCACTGACGTTGACCGGGAGCAGAAGTTCACCGTGGAACAAATGATCATACATCCCAAGTACAAGGACCTTCGACCCTTCAACAATGACATcg CGCTGTTGAAGATCAAGAGTCAGGATGGCAAATCTGCAGTGCGGACACCGTCTGTGCGGACAGTTTGCCTTCCTCCACATCTCACCATGCTTCCTCCAGGAGTTGAATGCAGCATCGCAGGATTCGGCAAGGAAAGTGACA GTTATTATGCACCAAGCTCCTCTAACTTCCTGAAGCAGGCAAAGGTGACGCTGCTCTCTGAGAGCGTCTGCAAACGTGATCCTTTTTATGCCAAAAATGTGACCAGCAACATGTTCTGTGCCGCGAGCCCTACCTGGAGCACTGATTCCTGCCAG GGTGACTCTGGCGGTCCCTTGATGTGTGAAGTTTCGGGCCGGATGTTTGTGTTCGGGGTGGTGAGCTGGGGCGAAGGCTGTGCCAAGCAGGACAAACCAGGAGTTTACACACGCGTCACCAACTACAACAACTGGATCGCAGAGAAAACCGGCCTCCCTGCCTATACAGCAGGAGTCATGTATCCCCAAAAGTga
- the LOC115372505 gene encoding ribosomal RNA processing protein 1 homolog A-like isoform X2, translated as MATIQEAEVQFAQRLASNDKPTRTKALKKLRKYISVRSQNGKGGFTGDELLKLWKGLFYCLWMQDKPLLQEELSKQISGLLHSFQSVDSQLLYVESFLQTFKREWTGIDRLRMDKFFQLVRFMFRQTFEMLRRKQWDSSVVSRFLELLTAQVLQSGSAAPMGLQYHILDLYMTELAAVGSAELTADQNLVFIDPFCKTAAKTKDQTLLRAICSSIFSTIIDQAPFAIEDLMKELKAADASDSDSGQASEEEEEPKAVSKKTTGKQMNGTNSDEEDDLLHLEDSDTELADDGEIGPVLQFDFASLADKLFELASRSNTPNQNRQRLYKIIKVLRNLSEGIFPQDEYPEEVSTDEDDEMFGSRKRMKRKRGLAEEEEGEGGGGPTAKKRKGNFDRAIDLLSWKQSSPQSVQRGRRSSCSHRRCQGEEDQFRCEGSEEKDEGCRWLAFWITSAGRSVNASTGGRGGMP; from the exons ATGGCGACAATACAAGAGGCAGAGGTCCAGTTTGCTCAACGACTGGCCTCCAACGACAAGCCCACCCGGACCAAGGCTTTAAAGAAGCTGAGGAAATACATCAGCGTCAGGTCACAGAATGGCAAAG GGGGATTCACTGGAGATGAGCTGCTCAAACTGTGGAAGGGTCTCTTCTACTGCCTCTGGATGCAGGACAAGCCTCTCCTCCAG GAGGAGCTGTCAAAGCAGATCTCCGGTCTTCTCCACAGCTTCCAGAGTGTTGACAGCC agctCTTGTATGTGGAAAGTTTCCTGCAGACTTTCAAAAGAGAGTGGACTGGAATTGACAGGCTGCGGATGGACAAATTTTTCCAG CTGGTTCGCTTCATGTTCAGACAAACGTTTgagatgctgaggaggaaacAGTGGGACAGCAg CGTGGTGTCCAGGTTTCTGGAGCTGCTGACAGCTCAGGTCCTTCAGAGCGGCAGTGCGGCCCCCATGGGGCTGCAGTACCACATCCTGGACCTTTACATGACGGAGCTGGCCGCTGTGGGCTCAGCCGAG CTCACCGCTGATCAGAACTTGGTGTTCATTGATCCATTTTGCAAAACAGCAGCCAAAACCAAGGA TCAGACCCTGTTGAGGGCCATCTGCAGCAGCATCTTCAGCACCATTATCGACCAGGCTCCCTTCGCTATTGAAGACCTGATGAAGGAGCTGAAAGCGGCAGACGCCTCCGACTCCGACTCAGGACAGGCTtctgaagaagaggaggagccgAAAGCTGTCAGCAAGAAGACGACAGGGAAGCAGATGAATG GTACTAATTCAGATGAGGAGGACGACCTTCTTCACCTGGAAGACTCAGACACAGAGCTAGCAGACGACGGGGAGATCGGACcagtcctgcag tttgaCTTCGCCAGTCTGGCCGACAAGCTATTTGAGTTGGCCAGTCGGAGCAACACACCCAACCAGAACAGACAGAGACTCTACAAAATCATAAAAGT ATTGCGGAACCTCAGTGAAG GTATCTTCCCTCAGGATGAATATCCAGAGGAGGTCTccacagatgaagatgatgaaatgTTTGGTAGCagaaagaggatgaagaggaaaagaggcctggcagaggaggaagaaggggagggaggtggTGGCCCCACAGCCAAGAAAAGGAAAG GCAACTTTGACAGAGCAATTGATCTCCTCAGTTGGAAGCAGAGCAGCCCACAGTCTGTGCAGAGGGGCAGGCGAAGCAGCTGCAGTCACAGAAGGTGCCAGGGGGAGGAGGACCAGTTCCGCTGTGAAGGATCAGAGGAGAAGGATGAGGGCTGCAGATGGCTGGCTTTCTGGATAACTTCCGCTGGCCGGAGTGTGAATGCATCGActggggggagaggaggaatgcCGTAG